In Yarrowia lipolytica chromosome 1F, complete sequence, a genomic segment contains:
- a CDS encoding uncharacterized protein (Compare to YALI0F21901g, similar to Saccharomyces cerevisiae SWD3 (YBR175W); ancestral locus Anc_8.585, some similarities with uniprot|Q7S199 Neurospora crassa NCU07521.1 hypothetical protein), translating into MEYSTPGSASPGSSNTPRSSANNSPVIRPTSHDTEVADMPGVASSSSSTFSSTSRFKNARQRLSRLMSRLPSFSSDARDGFRNGFVNINGSVASGWGASSSSSSSTPVVKKRDREETATTPPAAPTTKTPKRVSTSPSITSSALSRFSWSESEHRRTLSSKLFYSPQRVIGETESGIAFIDDVPQGTDFVSILPTEISFSIFALLDPLDLDNCALVSRDWNRAINSDPLWRQMFYQNRWKAVTEPHTCWKSLYRTRHLLAQQWGTTKHAQTHTLVGHQDSVYCCQFDNDKIVTGSRDKTIRVWNATTYVCERVLAGHEASVLCLQFDEKIMVSGSSDYSIIIWDMVSMQPIRRVITHTSRVLSVCLSPEYIFSCSKDGTICVTKRSDFTLKYRLSGHNGPVNNIQVFGDYIYSAGGDALIKKWSLATGLCVRDYRGHTRGAACIEANDKLIVSGSSDNTIRVWDKDSGTSKVLEGHSKLVRSINLYDDYIISSSYDLSIKIWTIEGRLLTSLTGYHSGSLITAKADRQKIVSTSLGCSPVIFDFGAGLKEEHLAQITG; encoded by the coding sequence ATGGAATATAGCACGCCTGGATCCGCAAGCCCGGGGTCTTCCAACACACCCAGGTCGTCGGCCAACAACTCGCCCGTCATACGGCCCACATCTCACGATACCGAAGTGGCCGATATGCCCGGTGTAgcgtcctcgtcgtcctcaacATTTTCGTCTACCAGCAGGTTCAAAAACGCCCGGCAGCGGCTGAGCCGGCTCATGAGTCGTCTGCCTTCATTCTCATCTGACGCACGTGACGGCTTCCGCAACGGCTTTGTCAATATCAACGGCAGCGTCGCGAGTGGATGGGGggcctcttcttcctcttccagcagcacTCCTGTGGTCAAAAAGCGAGACAGAGAAGAGACTGCAACCACCCCACCGGCTGCCCCAACCACAAAAACGCCCAAACGAGTATCCACCTCGCCGTCCATCACGTCGTCGGCGCTGTCTCGGTTCTCATGGTCCGAAAGCGAACACCGACGCACACTGTCGTCAAAACTCTTTTACTCGCCACAAAGAGTCATTGGAGAAACCGAGTCAGGAATCGCCTTCATCGACGATGTGCCCCAGGGCACGGACTTTGTGTCGATTCTCCCGACGGAAATCTCCTTCTCTATTTTTGCATTGTTGGACCCACTGGACCTCGATAACTGTGCCCTAGTGTCCCGCGACTGGAACCGGGCCATTAATAGCGATCCGCTCTGGCGCCAAATGTTCTACCAGAACCGATGGAAGGCTGTCACGGAACCCCACACATGCTGGAAGAGCCTCTACCGTACCCGCCACTTGCTAGCTCAACAGTGGGGAACTACAAAACAcgcacagacacacacgCTTGTGGGCCATCAAGACTCAGTCTACTGCTGCCAGTTTGATAACGACAAAATCGTCACCGGCTCGCGGGATAAGACCATTCGAGTGTGGAACGCAACTACTTATGTCTGTGAACGTGTATTGGCTGGCCACGAAGCGTCGGTCTTGTGTCTCCAGTTTGACGAAAAAATCATGGTGTCAGGCTCGTCCGATTactccatcatcatctggGATATGGTGTCTATGCAGCCTATTCGTCGAGTCATAACACACACCTCCCGCGTGCTTTCAGTGTGTCTCTCCCCGGAGTACATTTTCTCGTGCTCCAAGGACGGCACCATCTGTGTTACGAAGCGGTCTGACTTTACGCTCAAGTACCGGCTGTCAGGTCACAACGGACCtgtcaacaacatccaggTCTTTGGAGACTACATCTACAGCGCAGGGGGCGACGCACTCATCAAAAAGTGGTCCCTGGCCACAGGTCTGTGTGTCAGAGACTACCGAGGCCACACACGCGGAGCTGCTTGCATAGAAGCCAACGACAAATTGATAGTATCTGGCAGTAGCGACAATACCATCCGTGTGTGGGACAAGGACAGTGGCACAtccaaggtgctggagggcCACAGCAAGCTGGTCAGAAGCATCAACTTATACGACGACTACATTATTTCGTCGTCGTATGACCTGTCTATTAAGATTTGGACTATTGAGGGTCGGCTTCTGACGAGTTTGACGGGCTATCATTCTGGCTCGTTGATCACGGCCAAGGCTGACCGACAGAAGATTGTCTCCACATCTCTGGGCTGTTCTCCTGTGATTTTCGATTTTGGAGCGGGTCTCAAAGAAGAGCACCTAGCTCAAATCACGGGTTAG
- a CDS encoding uncharacterized protein (Compare to YALI0F21791g, similar to uniprot|Q96WN8 Candida albicans GOG5 Golgi GDP-mannose transporter, similar to Saccharomyces cerevisiae HVG1 (YER039C) and VRG4 (YGL225W); ancestral locus Anc_3.538), whose amino-acid sequence MEKSITNSPVLSILSYCAASILMTVTNKYVLSGTSFNLNLALLAVQSIVCLTAISIGKSFGLCKFRSFNADEAKKWFPIALLLVVMIYTSSKALQFLSIPVYTIFKNLTIILIAYGEVLWFGGSVTSMALASFVLMVLSSVIAAWSDISGAIAVSGSATTTVTALNIGYFWMMSNCFASAAFVLYMRKRIKLTNFGDFDTTFYNNLLSIPVLLIASLLFEDWSPANLAVNFPPESRNLIFFSMVVSGLMSIGISYCSAWCVRVTSSTTYSMVGALNKLPLALSGIVFFGTPATFSSVSAIFVGFVAGIVYAVAQIQKKKAEAALPK is encoded by the coding sequence ATGGAAAAATCAATCACCAACTCGCCAGTTCTGTCGATCCTGTCGTACTGCGCGGCATCTATTCTGATGACCGTGACCAACAAGTATGTCTTGTCCGGTACCTCTTTTAACCTGAACTTGGCGCTTCTGGCGGTCCAGTCCATTGTGTGTCTGACGGCCATTTCCATCGGCAAATCTTTCGGCCTGTGCAAGTTCCGGTCCTTCAACGCCGATGAGGCCAAGAAGTGGTTCCCCATcgctctgctgctggtcgTCATGATCTATACCTCCTCCAAGGCCCTGCAGTTTCTGTCGATTCCCGTCTACACCATTTTCAAGAACCTAACCATCATTCTCATTGCCTACGGCGAGGTTCTTTGGTTTGGCGGCAGCGTCACctccatggccttggcTTCTTTTGTGCTCATGGTGCTCTCCTCCGTCATTGCTGCCTGGAGTGATATCAGTGGAGCCATTGCTGTGTCCGGTTCCGCTACTACCACAGTGACCGCTCTCAACATCGGTTACTTCTGGATGATGTCTAACTGCTTCGCGTCCGCAGCCTTTGTGCTCTACATGCGAAAGCGAATCAAGCTCACCAACTTCGGCGACTTCGATACTACCTTCTACAACAACCTGCTGTCTATCCCCGTGCTCCTCATTGCCTCTCTTCTGTTTGAAGACTGGTCCCCCGCCAACCTGGCTGTCAACTTCCCCCCCGAGTCCCGAAAcctcatcttcttctccatggtTGTTTCCGGTCTCATGAGCATTGGTATTTCCTACTGCTCTGCCTGGTGTGTGCGAGTCAcctcgtccaccacctACTCCATGGTCGGTGCCCTCAACAAGTTGCCTCTGGCTCTTTCCGGAATTGTCTTCTTCGGCACCCCCGCCACCTtctcttctgtgtctgccATCTTTGTTGGCTTCGTCGCCGGTATCGTCTACGCGGTGGCTcagatccagaagaagaaggcagaGGCTGCTCTTCCCAAATAA
- a CDS encoding uncharacterized protein (Compare to YALI0F21879g, similar to uniprot|Q02884 Saccharomyces cerevisiae LPG7P (YPL101w Saccharomyces cerevisiae YPL101w RNA polymerase II Elongator protein subunit), similar to Saccharomyces cerevisiae ELP4 (YPL101W); ancestral locus Anc_8.581): protein MSFQKKNVAVPNRAAVDRNSGNPHPLRGPPANSSHPSVQGRSPRAPFTGSTDARGTSGVTHAVQPVPNTKPSLLQSSTPTVSSGCFDFDKLVGHNGIPTGTLTLLEEESTTDYASILIRMFAAQGCIDRRNGGSEVAVVGANDAWGRQLPGESDKKSRSRDPSSKAGSGAMKIAWRYGYNSEVERKEQLAENNTATFDLTKRLGGPEISKIRYLKPDKSIVPEIKKLASAAASENSILRVCIPTFLHPAIYDKQMADSDYVIGLFTQLRALTREYKRHLVIIVSLPLVLYPKSSPLTRWMELLADCVLDFFPFDVKVQEREFQGLVNVSKLPCLSDRGHMLVTQSEYAFRVTKRTFEIDEWSIPVEEDDGEKKEDALAF from the coding sequence ATGTCTTTTCAGAAGAAAAACGTTGCTGTTCCGAACCGGGCGGCCGTAGATCGCAACTCCGGTAATCCCCATCCTCTCAGAGGTCCTCCAGCCAATTCGTCTCACCCAAGCGTCCAAGGTAGAAGCCCCAGGGCTCCCTTTACAGGTTCCACAGATGCCCGGGGGACCTCTGGTGTGACACACGCTGTTCAACCCGTCCCAAACACAAAACCTTCACTTTTGCAGTCCAGTACGCCGACCGTGTCGTCTGGATGCTTCGATTTCGACAAACTCGTCGGTCATAACGGCATTCCTACCGGTACTCTGACTCTGCTAGAGGAAGAATCGACTACAGATTATGCCAGCATTCTGATAAGAATGTTTGCAGCACAGGGGTGCATTGATCGAAGGAATGGCGGGTCTGAGGTGGCGGTGGTAGGAGCTAATGATGCATGGGGACGACAATTGCCAGGAGAGAGCGACAAGAAGAGCAGGTCCCGTGATCCCAGCTCCAAGgctggctctggagcaATGAAGATTGCCTGGAGATACGGCTATAACAGTGAGGTGGAGCGAAAAGAGCAGCTTGCAGAGAACAACACAGCCACTTTCGATCTAACTAAGAGACTGGGTGGTCCAGAGATCTCAAAGATTAGATACTTGAAACCAGATAAGTCGATTGTTCCCGAAATCAAAAAGCTCGCATCCGCCGCGGCTTCCGAGAACTCGATTCTGCGAGTATGCATTCCCACCTTCCTTCATCCTGCTATTTATGATAAGCAGATGGCTGATTCAGATTACGTTATTGGCCTTTTCACACAGCTCAGGGCCCTCACTAGAGAGTACAAGAGACATCTTGTCATTATCGTGTCTCTGCCTCTGGTTCTGTACCCCAAATCGTCTCCTTTGACTCGATGGATGGAACTTCTGGCTGACTGCGTGCTTGATTTCTTCCCTTTTGACGTCAAAGTGCAGGAGCGAGAGTTCCAGGGCCTGGTGAATGTTTCTAAGCTGCCATGCCTGTCTGACAGAGGTCACATGCTTGTTACTCAGAGCGAGTATGCCTTCCGAGTGACGAAACGGACTTTTGAGATTGACGAGTGGAGTATCcctgttgaggaggatgacggagagaagaaggaggatgcCTTAGCCTTTTAA
- a CDS encoding uncharacterized protein (Compare to YALI0F21923g, some similarities with uniprot|Q00170 Emericella nidulans Regulatory protein) yields MMAYTEVKSELPIYGGHPQNPTSPHFDTVEDCCLLRFSRLCQTTPQALDFLCQNFPHRERHEWDLRLQQLGAYNLGLARAYEDWSISDYHHVFAQRHPHIYQAKLMPMQASPKRVTPPPSPLNYMHAQLQPSTQMQHSPHHAPLLPVAHLPSKQHLRRFACNQCTRTFYRKEHLQRHILSHTKEKPHRCDECSSAFSRKDLLQRHKRSLHQYHS; encoded by the coding sequence ATGATGGCCTATACAGAAGTCAAGTCGGAACTGCCCATATACGGGGGACACCCACAAAACCCAACAAGCCCACATTTTGACACCGTGGAAGACTGTTGTCTTCTGCGCTTCTCGCGTCTGTGTCAAACGACGCCACAGGCACTCGACTTCTTGTGTCAAAACTTCCCCCATCGTGAACGCCACGAGTGGGACCTGAGACTGCAGCAGTTGGGCGCATATAACCTCGGATTGGCGCGGGCATATGAGGATTGGAGTATCTCCGATTACCATCACGTGTTTGCCCAACGGCACCCTCACATTTACCAGGCGAAACTGATGCCAATGCAGGCCAGCCCCAAACGGGTGACTCCACCGCCGAGTCCGCTCAACTACATGCATGCACAACTGCAGCCGTCCACACAGATGCAGCATTCCCCGCACCATGCACCCCTTCTACCGGTGGCACACCTCCCGAGTAAACAGCATCTGCGTCGGTTTGCCTGCAACCAGTGCACACGGACGTTTTACAGAAAGGAGCATTTGCAAAGGCACATTCTGAGCCACACGAAAGAGAAGCCACACAGATGTGACGAGTGTAGCAGTGCCTTTTCAAGAAAGGATCTGTTGCAGAGGCATAAGCGGTCGTTGCATCAGTACCATAGTTAG
- a CDS encoding uncharacterized protein (Compare to YALI0F21835g, similar to uniprot|Q871T2 Neurospora crassa CAD70909 Related to centractin (ARP1), similar to Saccharomyces cerevisiae NRP1 (YDL167C); ancestral locus Anc_7.349), with product MKYLVVHVLTTCDEQGVYVTRDSTEIIEVAWTTVSPDSISPIQSTLVRPVNTPITPLCTQLTSITWETASSGVLLQQAIAQFAASGAADEGTVYVCLDSWDLRVQLERESRDKGVKLPPVMAHPRVFDLAKEWEKWATQKGMVPATPTPLIQICNSLDVLPPTSPRAKDMVTTVASCLHKLMHVAPAREFPTVLTRPLDVEADLRAFLTGGCKVLHLENLPLDTTQSELESWFIQHGGRPIGFWTMRTPEQHKPTGFGFAMFASHEEAVEALALNGRALNDKVVEVSPSSEQVIERAQDLLTPFPPSKNRPRPGDWTCQVCGFSNFQRRTACFRCNEAIGVGGHNGNMGGAQNGYQNANPGNNGGYQNSNGGGYQNGNHGNGGGYQNGYHGNHSNHGNHGGNRSVPFRAGDWKCGKNGCSYHNFAKNVACLKCGASRGEAAVVADANYVRFYGTPGMGQGMGLGMGQNYNQYQGYGYKDVNT from the coding sequence ATGAAATACCTAGTGGTCCATGTCCTCACCACATGCGACGAACAGGGTGTCTACGTGACACGAGACTCCACGGAGATCATCGAGGTTGCGTGGACCACCGTTTCGCCAGACTCCATTTCGCCCATCCAGTCCACCTTGGTTCGACCAGTCAACACCCCCATCACTCCGTTGTGCACACAGCTGACAAGTATTACATGGGAAACTGCCTCTTCGGGAGTTCTTCTGCAACAGGCCATCGCTCAGTTTGCTGCCTCCGGCGCCGCTGACGAGGGCACTGTCTACGTGTGTCTGGACTCGTGGGATTTAAGGGTGCAGTTGGAACGAGAGTCGCGTGACAAGGGTGTGAAGCTGCCTCCCGTCATGGCTCACCCCAGAGTTTTtgatctggccaaggagtGGGAAAAGTGGGCCACACAGAAAGGCATGGTTCCTGCCACTCCCACACCTCTGATCCAGATTTGCAACTCTCTCGACGTTCTGCCTCCTACCTCTCCCCGGGCCAAAGACATGGTCACCACGGTGGCTTCATGCCTACACAAACTGATGCATGTGGCTCCCGCTAGAGAATTTCCCACCGTGCTGACCCGACCACTTGACGTGGAGGCCGATCTGAGAGCTTTTCTCACCGGAGGATGCAAGGTGTTGCATTTGGAAAACCTACCGCTGGACACGACCCAGAGCGAGCTGGAATCATGGTTCATACAGCATGGCGGACGGCCGATCGGGTTCTGGACGATGCGAACACCAGAACAGCATAAGCCCACAGGTTTCGGGTTCGCCATGTTCGCCTCACATGAAGAGGCGGTcgaggctctggctcttaACGGTAGAGCTCTAAACGACAAGGTGGTCGAGGTGAGTCCCAGTTCGGAGCAGGTCATCGAACGTGCTCAAGATCTGCTGACTCCCTTTCCCCCCAGCAAAAACAGACCCCGACCTGGCGACTGGACTTGCCAGGTTTGTGGATTCTCCAACTTCCAGAGAAGAACAGCCTGCTTCCGATGCAACGAAGCCATCGGAGTGGGAGGTCACAACGGCAACATGGGCGGTGCACAAAACGGATATCAGAACGCCAACCCTGGCAACAACGGTGGCTACCAGAACAGCAATGGAGGTGGCTACCAGAATGGCAATCATGGTAACGGAGGAGGCTACCAGAACGGGTACCATGGCAACCATAGCAACCATGGTAACCACGGCGGTAACCGGTCCGTTCCGTTCCGTGCTGGCGACTGGAAGTGCGGCAAAAATGGCTGCTCGTACCACAACTTTGCCAAGAATGTGGCATGTCTCAAATGCGGAGCttctcgaggagaagcggCGGTTGTGGCCGACGCCAATTACGTCAGGTTTTACGGTACCCCGGGAATGGGGCAAGGTATGGGTTTAGGAATGGGTCAGAATTATAACCAGTATCAGGGATACGGCTACAAGGATGTGAATACTTGA
- a CDS encoding uncharacterized protein (Compare to YALI0F21813g, no similarity) — translation MDIAQIRQAALNSLYAHKDHLDTLRKNTANSTHPPAGDEIRVVDVKQYTQPTTQGVSAHPVPQGVSLPTPPALPIVTTQPALSPMPPLTRQKPSPYPRQHAPPPPATSKPTFLGLLGGHPVYQSVFDLRRLGLRFDEILQQSGCSEEFLRHIFKQLGYSIESVVQTPMPPIPTPVAAVQQTQIQSQSSRTQPVMTFEQFRKTRSELNTPTPQTPPIGAAAFNPAYVVPVRSIPRFGEKSRRQKRLCIEISDSESDSASEGVVSKKHKDMSLEETRLEIARIRALIAQQNASSRNGTPSHEDSEASETNETAAIVEKSPLVEEAAGKLEYVVQIAAAAPKSGSPASPPLPVTPAISPEVQAYLNSKHIALESLSAVQLDKIVQIVKLKTLLQGEEDAFTTSLKSATQPHSIPQPDIPPPATRQPNQSDTEGIDASDRAPSSHSHQQQSQAAHVVSMANTEEQIGVTNELSGVGKRAWRGHGKNFTGGSGMAKSCIRFIFFLWCMLFFAWCTAIFRFSILASFFSSTSTRSMLLFYFSQH, via the coding sequence ATGGATATAGCGCAAATACGGCAAGCAGCGCTCAACTCGCTGTACGCCCACAAAGACCATCTAGACACGCTGCGCAAAAACACAGCAAATTCAACCCATCCACCCGCAGGCGACGAAATCCGGGTTGTGGATGTGAAGCAGTATACTCAACCAACAACACAAGGTGTCTCGGCCCACCCCGTACCACAAGGTGTGTCGTTGCCAACGCCACCCGCACTGCCGATAGTGACCACGCAACCGGCGTTATCGCCAATGCCTCCGCTCACCCGGCAGAAGCCTTCGCCGTACCCTCGGCAACATGCGCCGCCACCGCCAGCCACCTCCAAACCCACGTTTCTTGGCTTACTGGGTGGTCACCCCGTCTACCAGTCTGTTTTCGACCTTCGTCGTTTGGGACTGCGGTTCGACGAGATCCTGCAACAGAGCGGATGCAGTGAGGAGTTTCTGCGGCATATCTTCAAGCAGCTGGGATATAGCATCGAGTCGGTGGTCCAAACACCCATGCCCCCTATCCCGACCCCTGTGGCCGCGGttcaacagacacagataCAATCACAATCATCACGCACACAACCGGTGATGACCTTCGAGCAGTTTCGCAAGACACGATCAGAGCTCAACACACCCACCCCGCAGACTCCGCCCAttggtgctgctgccttCAATCCTGCGTACGTCGTTCCCGTTCGCTCCATCCCTAGGTTCGGAGAGAAGTCTCGTCGTCAGAAACGACTTTGCATTGAGATTAGTGACAGCGAAAGTGACAGCGCAAGCGAAGGTGTTGTGTCAAAGAAGCATAAGGACATGTCTCTGGAAGAGACGCGGCTAGAGATTGCACGAATCCGGGCCTTGATTGCCCAGCAGAACGCGTCGTCCAGAAACGGCACTCCCAGCCATGAGGATAGTGAGGCCAGCGAGACCAACGAGACTGCTGCCATCGTGGAGAAGAGCCCTCTTGTTGAAGAGGCTGCTGGAAAACTCGAATATGTCGTTCAAATCGCAGCAGCTGCCCCCAAGAGCGGTTCTCCTGCCTCGCCACCTCTCCCTGTGACGCCTGCTATTTCCCCAGAGGTCCAGGCGTACCTCAACTCGAAACACATTGCATTAGAATCGCTGAGCGCGGTTCAACTGGACAAGATTGTTCAGATCGTCAAACTCAAGACCTTGTTGCAGGGCGAGGAGGATGCATTCACGACAAGTCTGAAGAGCGCGACACAGCCACATTCGATACCCCAACCTGATATACCACCCCCTGCCACCCGGCAACCTAACCAAAGTGACACAGAAGGTATCGATGCTAGTGATCGAGCACCTTCCTCCCACAGTCATCAACAGCAGAGCCAGGCTGCTCATGTAGTAAGTATGGCTAACACAGAAGAACAAATTGGAGTGACGAATGAGCTGAGTGGGGTTGGCAAACGAGCTTGGCGAGGACACGGGAAAAATTTCACGGGCGGAAGCGGAATGGCAAAGAGTTGCATTCGGTTTATTTTCTTTCTTTGGTGCatgcttttttttgcgtGGTGCACCGCAATATTTCGTTTTTCGATCCTCGCGTCATTTTTCTCTTCTACCTCGACAAGATCTATGTTGCTTTTCTATTTTTCCCAGCACTAG
- a CDS encoding uncharacterized protein (Compare to YALI0F21857g, similar to uniprot|P36091 Saccharomyces cerevisiae YKL046c), with product MRIQLVAALCGLITTVTCALNLDLNSPVSVNNAVALVAQGMLDYYDGFRFGGTIGMFVQPYYWWHAGAAWNAMIEYWHITGNSSLNDITYEALLHQRGERFDLMVFNFSSSEGNDDQGVWGMTMMTAAERNFTAPTDEYGWLYVAQGAFNTMASRWDDICGGGLHWQIYQWNSGYSYKNAIASGALFNIGARLYRYTGNETYLEWCDKIWNWAEAVDLVTKQYEVYDGIETGSGNVPNCTNRTPYIWTYNSGIFMHGAAALYNGTLLRNGTGSEKWGQRVRGIFNTAVSPLHFFGGPEGNIMREIACQQATITCDADQRTFKGIYSSLLGQTAQLVPDLAPEIMKYLVPSAMAGARTCSGGRDGHTCSLDWLTGKYDDQYIGLGEQLSVLGAILNTQIMSSEGPLADITGGDSKGNGSAGTVFESPYANTIAAPLTIGPGDRAGAGIITAVVCIVLIGSGWWLLTDGMYKGFKIKRRDPSE from the coding sequence ATGAGAATACAACTCGTCGCAGCCCTTTGCGGTTTGATTACTACCGTAACATGTGCACTCAACCTTGACCTCAACTCACCTGTATCTGTCAACAATGCTGTGGCTTTGGTTGCCCAGGGAATGCTCGATTATTACGACGGGTTCCGATTCGGTGGCACAATTGGAATGTTTGTTCAACCGTACTATTGGTGGCATGCTGGAGCTGCGTGGAACGCCATGATCGAATACTGGCACATCACCGGTAATTCATCTCTTAACGATATCACTTACGAGGCTCTTTTACACCAGCGAGGAGAACGGTTCGATCTCATGGTGTtcaacttctcctcctcggaagGTAACGATGACCAAGGCGTCTGGGGAATGACCATGATGACTGCCGCCGAACGTAACTTCACGGCCCCCACAGACGAGTATGGCTGGTTGTACGTTGCTCAGGGCGccttcaacaccatggcTTCCAGATGGGACGACATCTGTGGAGGGGGTCTTCATTGGCAGATTTACCAGTGGAACTCTGGATACTCTTACAAGAACGCCATTGCAAGCGGAGCCCTGTTCAACATTGGAGCCCGTTTATATCGATACACAGGTAATGAGACGTATCTGGAGTGGTGTGACAAGATCTGGAACTGGGCCGAGGCTGTGGATCTCGTGACAAAACAATACGAGGTGTACGATGGTATCGAGACAGGTTCCGGTAACGTGCCCAACTGTACCAACCGAACTCCGTACATTTGGACCTACAACTCTGGAATCTTCATGCACGGAGCCGCTGCCTTGTACAACGGAACGCTCCTGAGAAATGGAACAGGTTCGGAAAAGTGGGGGCAACGAGTCAGAGGTATTTTCAACACTGCCGTCTCTCCTCTGCACTTCTTTGGGGGTCCTGAAGGCAACATTATGCGTGAAATCGCCTGTCAACAGGCTACAATTACCTGTGATGCCGATCAGAGAACCTTCAAGGGCATCTATTCGAGTCTTCTCGGTCAGACTGCTCAGCTAGTGCCTGATTTGGCCCCTGAGATCATGAAGTATCTTGTTCCTAGTGCCATGGCAGGAGCTAGAACCTGTTCTGGTGGACGAGATGGCCACACCTGCTCTTTGGACTGGCTGACAGGCAAGTACGACGACCAATACATCGGTCTGGGAGAACAACTCTCAGTTCTGGGTGCTATTCTCAACACCCAAATCATGAGCTCGGAAGGTCCACTGGCTGATATCACTGGAGGAGACTCCAAGGGTAACGGATCGGCCGGCACTGTATTTGAGTCTCCTTATGCCAACACCATTGCTGCGCCACTAACTATTGGACCTGGTGACCGAGCCGGTGCGGGTATCATCACTGCTGTTGTGTGCATCGTTCTCATTGGTTCAGGATGGTGGTTGCTCACTGACGGCATGTACAAGGGGTTCAAGATCAAGAGAAGAGACCCTTCAGAGTAG